A window of Diospyros lotus cultivar Yz01 chromosome 14, ASM1463336v1, whole genome shotgun sequence contains these coding sequences:
- the LOC127790704 gene encoding uncharacterized protein LOC127790704, with product MAGPEISPAAIVSHHKAFRAVLDWKKDSLQVLREYLIRWQRSGLAHVDVHGNTILHFLAIDGNASAFKQLFEDGLLTSEMLKKGNLRGDTTLHEAARFGRCNVVEIMLDKDEGLALARNSLGETPLYVAVASGKKDLFDLLKGKLNEDNVTRRRNDGCTLLHAAVVGEYYRLAFEIVKSFPYLAQAQDEKGLTALNLLASKPLSFKSGSAYSFINLGSRSFIPVQLIRCLIYLCIPPMDNRTKSSTDTEDPQNQSDIPQPKTSLWLTKLTSGYRRVLRVSKLLRGVDDIKQNHALAVLLAKILIGDEEDWSRYTYGESTMEPCKDHGQMNDSVSLQRPNLDSTIVSPKNNRMRNPLIQAVENSIEELVEEILEKFPDAAYTVDKNGKNILHIAVEKKDKRLYDYLKTKVHKDVMLTAIDNQGNSILHLATKQGNCPRIVLGHLNQMAWDVCWFKRIWYDSPPHFQYHRNFVGKTASELFQENHVSLRENAEKALKDMNSGLMLVATLIGTVNYATLFTIPGGFVDDKNSASFGRPKFFSTKKEDQVLSFLWYTGVALFSSLIALTAMLLIQLSRFTNDDFFMTLPVRYLGSLAALFVSTIFTIAACAETYLIIEINVNPYQAMWPAIGFLILISIDVVYLTFHYLYFAFRCSVSFTGQEM from the exons ATGGCAGGACCAGAAATCAGCCCAGCTGCCATTGTTAGCCATCACAAAGCTTTTAGAGCAGTGTTAGATTGGAAGAAAGATTCACTTCAAGTCCTCCGCGAATACTTGATCAGGTGGCAACGCAGCGGTCTGGCTCATGTCGACGTGCACGGCAACACGATTCTCCATTTTCTGGCCATCGACGGCAATGCATCGGCTTTCAAACAACTCTTTGAAGACGGCCTGTTGACCAGCGAAATGCTGAAGAAAGGGAACTTGAGAGGCGACACGACCTTGCACGAAGCCGCGAGGTTTGGGCGATGCAATGTCGTAGAAATCATGTTGGACAAGGATGAAGGCTTGGCTTTGGCACGCAATAGTTTGGGCGAGACGCCGCTTTACGTTGCCGTTGCATCAGGGAAGAAAGATTTGTTCGATTTATTAAAGGGGAAACTAAACGAGGACAACGTAACAAGAAGGAGAAATGACGGCTGCACTCTCCTTCACGCCGCGGTCGTCGGAGAATATTATA GACTAGCATTTGAGATAGTGAAATCATTTCCATATCTTGCTCAAGCACAAGACGAGAAAGGATTAACTGCACTGAATCTGCTAGCCAGCAAACCTCTTTCCTTTAAAAGCGGGTCAGCATATTCATTCATAAATCTTGGAAGTAGATCTTTCATCCCGGTCCAACTTATTCGCTGTTTGATCTATCTTT GCATTCCACCAATGGATAATAGAACCAAGTCCAGTACAGATACGGAAGATCCTCAAAATCAATCGGATATCCCACAACCAAAAACGTCTTTGTGGCTAACCAAACTAACATCGG GGTACAGAAGAGTGCTTAGAG TTTCCAAGTTGCTTAGAGGAGTTGATGATATAAAGCAAAACCATGCATTGGCAGTATTGCTAGCCAAAATATTAATtggagatgaagaagattggAGCCGTTACACTTACGGTGAAAGTACAATGGAACCATGTAAAGATCATGGGCAAATGAATGACTCAGTTTCTCTACAACGGCCTAATTTGGATTCTACAATTGTTTCACCCAAAAATAATAGAATGAGAAATCCGCTAATTCAGGCGGTAGAAAACAGCATTGAAGAGTTGGTAGAGGAAATACTAGAAAAATTCCCAGATGCAGCCTATACAGTGGACAAGAATGGAAAAAACATACTGCATATAGCAGTggagaagaaagataaaagacTATATGACTACTTGAAGACAAAAGTTCACAAGGATGTGATGCTAACGGCCATTGACAACCAGGGAAACAGCATTCTGCATCTTGCAACAAAACAAGGAAATTGTCCTAGAATTGTTCTTGGACATCTGAACCAGATGGCGTGGGACGTATGCTGGTTTAAG CGGATCTGGTATGATTCTCCCCCTCATTTCCAATACCACCGCAACTTTGTTGGGAAGACAGCAAGTGAACTGTTTCAAGAAAACCATGTCAGCTTACGAGAAAACGCTGAGAAGGCACTCAAAGATATGAATAGTGGGTTGATGTTGGTTGCTACTCTTATTGGCACTGTCAACTATGCCACATTGTTTACCATCCCTGGAGGTTTTGTTGATGATAAAAATAGCGCAAGTTTTGGTCGTCCAAAGTTTTTTAGCACcaagaaagaagatcaagttTTGTCATTCTTGTGGTACACTGGGGTAGCTCTATTTAGCTCTCTAATTGCCTTGACTGCCATGCTTTTGATTCAGTTGTCGAGGTTTACCAACGACGACTTCTTCATGACCTTGCCAGTGAGATACCTCGGTTCTCTGGCTGCCCTATTTGTCTCCACCATCTTCACAATTGCAGCTTGTGCTGAGACCTACCTTATTATCGAAATAAATGTCAACCCATACCAGGCAATGTGGCCAGCCATAGGTTTCTTAATCCTTATTTCAATAGATGTAGTGTACCTGACTTTTCATTACCTGTATTTTGCTTTTCGTTGTTCTGTTTCATTTACTGGCCAAGAAATGTAG
- the LOC127790883 gene encoding uncharacterized protein LOC127790883: MVAAITHPQYTQTRAHRELDDLGYGGTPAKELLYIFCWKKPSSLSSTTALNPQELRSDSPSAEDWWPKTELAGSPRFLFTIKEEMKEDLESEDDKSRKWSRSRSLSDRINVSVETPFLTPIASPPYFMPSRSPIAFSGNGFNPLSE; this comes from the coding sequence ATGGTCGCGGCCATCACCCACCCCCAATATACACAAACACGTGCACACAGGGAGCTTGATGATCTCGGCTACGGCGGCACCCCGGCCAAAGAGTTGCTCTACATTTTCTGCTGGAAGAAGCCCTCGTCTCTTAGCTCCACCACCGCTCTCAACCCACAAGAGCTCCGCTCCGACTCCCCTTCCGCCGAGGACTGGTGGCCTAAGACCGAGCTTGCTGGCTCGCCCAGGTTTCTATTCACGATTAAAGAGGAAATGAAGGAGGATTTGGAGTCCGAAGACGACAAGTCTAGAAAATGGTCGAGAAGCCGAAGCTTGAGCGATAGGATTAACGTCTCAGTGGAGACTCCGTTTCTCACCCCCATTGCTTCACCGCCTTATTTCATGCCGTCGCGCAGCCCCATAGCCTTCTCCGGCAATGGGTTCAATCCTCTCTCTGAATAG